In the Oryza glaberrima chromosome 6, OglaRS2, whole genome shotgun sequence genome, one interval contains:
- the LOC127777964 gene encoding non-specific lipid-transfer protein 4.1-like isoform X1 → MGKNASRLAVAAVVVFALLLSLRQLEAADDVSVSCSDVVADVTPCLGFLQGDDDHPSGECCDGLSGLVAAAATTEDRQAACECLKSAVSGQFTAVEAAPARDLPADCGLSLPYTFSPDVDCSQIE, encoded by the exons ATGGGCAAGAACGCgagccgcctcgccgtcgccgccgtcgtcgtgttCGCGCTGCTGCTGTCGCTCCGGCAGCtggaggcggccgacgacgtCTCCGTGTCGTGCTCCGACGTGGTCGCCGACGTGACGCCGTGCCTGGGGTTCCTGCAGGGAGACGACGACCACCCCTCCGGCGAGTGCTGCGACGGCCTGTCCGGCCTggtggccgccgcggccaccacggAGGACCGGCAGGCGGCGTGCGAGTGCCTCAAGTCGGCCGTCTCCGGCCAGTTCACCGCCGTCgaggccgcgccggcgagggaCCTGCCGGCGGACTGCGGCCTCTCCCTGCCCTACACCTTCTCGCCGGACGTCGACTGCTCCCA GATTGAGTGA
- the LOC127777792 gene encoding uncharacterized protein LOC127777792, with product MMASSRAALLVAVLLLLLVSSLSVRAEADQVARAPALAPDVAAASWVQQGSQEAAAPGRPGMGMGKNGAARWRRTAGRRGRGGGGGTGAWAFSAMLPRGFVPPSGSSACHNDMPAAAADAEFFVCGGGDGSP from the coding sequence ATGATGGCTTCCTcccgcgccgcgctgctcgtcgctgttctcctcctcctgctggtctcctccctctccgtccGAGCCGAGGCGGATCAGGTGGCGCGagcgccggcgctggcgccggaCGTTGCCGCGGCGAGCTGGGTACAGCAGGGATCGCaggaagcggcggcgccggggcggcCTGGAATGGGCATGGGCAAGAAcggcgcggcgaggtggaggaggacggcggggcggcgaggccggggaggaggaggaggcaccgGCGCGTGGGCGTTCTCGGCGATGCTGCCCCGTGGGTTCGTGCCGCCGTCGGGATCGTCGGCGTGCCACAACGAcatgccggccgccgccgccgacgcggagtTCTtcgtgtgcggcggcggcgacgggagccCGTga
- the LOC127777964 gene encoding non-specific lipid-transfer protein-like isoform X2 — translation MGKNASRLAVAAVVVFALLLSLRQLEAADDVSVSCSDVVADVTPCLGFLQGDDDHPSGECCDGLSGLVAAAATTEDRQAACECLKSAVSGQFTAVEAAPARDLPADCGLSLPYTFSPDVDCSQSQGHNQAFKQPNNSSTGPQLPPRN, via the exons ATGGGCAAGAACGCgagccgcctcgccgtcgccgccgtcgtcgtgttCGCGCTGCTGCTGTCGCTCCGGCAGCtggaggcggccgacgacgtCTCCGTGTCGTGCTCCGACGTGGTCGCCGACGTGACGCCGTGCCTGGGGTTCCTGCAGGGAGACGACGACCACCCCTCCGGCGAGTGCTGCGACGGCCTGTCCGGCCTggtggccgccgcggccaccacggAGGACCGGCAGGCGGCGTGCGAGTGCCTCAAGTCGGCCGTCTCCGGCCAGTTCACCGCCGTCgaggccgcgccggcgagggaCCTGCCGGCGGACTGCGGCCTCTCCCTGCCCTACACCTTCTCGCCGGACGTCGACTGCTCCCA GAGTCAAGGACACAATCAGGCATTCAAGCAGCCAAATAATTCGTCTACTGGACCACAATTGCCTCCcagaaattaa
- the LOC127777962 gene encoding cationic amino acid transporter 8, vacuolar-like, whose amino-acid sequence MATAAAAGEGGSGRRYWRWSKADFFPEPSFASWRSYGGALAATVPRLVDRVGSRSSEAAEAGTLRAVSENPLRRCLSWLDLAFLGFGSVVGSGVFVLTGQEARFDAGPAIPLAYAAAGFSALLSSFCYAELATEIPSAGGSFSYLRVELGDIAAFLAAGNILLEAVVGAAGLGRSWTSYLAALLGRDTDSLRIHVPALAEGFNLLDPIAVVVLVSTSAVAMSGARLTSTLNSLASVVGIAIIAFVLAAGFSHFDAGNLAPSFFPFGAAGVFRAAGVVYWSYTGFDMVATMAEETKNPGRDVPLGLISSMSSITVVYCLMSLALVGMQRYTEIDANAAYSVAFAAAGMRWARYVVALGALKGMTSGLLVGALGQARYTTQIARTHMIPPYFALVHPTTGTPIYATVAVTLGAACVALFSSLDVLASVSSISTLFIFALVAVALLVRRYHVAGATTPGQLRTFLAFLALVVLSSIGVSAYYNSRYARRWPGYAAFGCGWAAGAAGLAACAEKQRAPRVYGAPLVPWLPAMSIATNLFLMGSLGTAAYARFGICTAAMLVYYVLFGVHATYDVAHADDAAADNLEHGKIAAAPAPTTPA is encoded by the coding sequence atggcgacggcggcggcggcgggagagggagggagtgggCGGCGGTACTGGCGGTGGAGCAAGGCGGACTTCTTCCCGGAGCCGTCGTTCGCGAGCTGGCGGTCCTACGGCGGCGCGCTCGCGGCCACCGTGCCGCGGCTGGTTGACCGCGTGGGGAGCCGCtcgtcggaggcggcggaggccggcacGCTGCGCGCCGTGAGCGAGAACCCGCTGCGGCGGTGCCTGTCGTGGCTGGACCTCGCGTTCCTCGGGTTCGGCTCCGTCGTCGGCTCCGGGGTGTTCGTGCTCACCGGCCAGGAGGCGCGCTTCGACGCCGGCCCGGCGATCCCGCTCGCGTACGCCGCGGCGGGGTTCTCCGCGCTGCTGTCGTCCTTCTGCTACGCCGAGCTCGCCACGGAGATCCCCTCCGCGGGGGGCTCGTTCTCGTACCTCCGCGTCGAGCTCGGCGACATCGCGGCGTTCCTCGCCGCCGGGAACATACTGCTGGAGGCCGTCGTCGGGGCGGCCGGGCTCGGGAGGTCGTGGACGTCGtacctcgccgcgctcctcggCCGCGACACCGACTCGCTCCGCATCCACGTCCCGGCGCTCGCCGAGGGGTTCAATCTGCTCGACCCCATCGCCGTCGTGGTGCTCGTCAGCACCTCCGCGGTGGCCATGTCCGGGGCGCGCCTCACGTCCACGCTCAACTCGCTGGCGTCGGTGGTCGGCATCGCCATCATCGCGTTCGTGCTGGCCGCGGGGTTCTCCCACTTCGACGCCGGCAACCTCGCGCCgtccttcttccccttcggcgCCGCGGGCGTGTTCCGCGCGGCGGGGGTGGTGTACTGGTCGTACACCGGGTTCGACATGGTGGCCACCATGGCGGAGGAGACCAAGAACCCCGGCCGCGACGTGCCCCTGGGGCTCATCTCGTCCATGTCCTCCATCACCGTCGTGTACTGCCTCATGTCGCTGGCGCTGGTCGGGATGCAGCGGTACACCGAGATCGACGCCAACGCCGCCTACTCGGTGGCGTTCGCCGCGGCCGGGATGAGGTGGGCGCGCTACGTGGTGGCGCTCGGCGCGCTCAAGGGGATGACGagcggcctcctcgtcggcgcgctGGGGCAGGCGAGGTACACGACGCAGATCGCGCGGACGCACATGATCCCGCCGTACTTCGCGCTCGTCCACCCGACGACCGGCACGCCCATctacgccaccgtcgccgtcacgcTCGGCGCCGCCTGCGTCGCGCTCTTCTCCAGCCTCGACGTGCTCGCCTCCGTCTCCTCCATCAGCACGCTCTTCATCTTCGCGCTCGTCGCCGTGGCGCTCCTCGTCCGCCGCTACCACGTCGCGGGGGCGACGACGCCGGGGCAGCTGCGCACCTTCCTCGCGTTCCTCGCGCTCGTCGTGCTCTCCTCCATCGGCGTCTCGGCCTACTACAACTCCCGGTACGCGCGGCGGTGGCCAGGGTACGCGGCGTTCGGCTGCGggtgggcggcgggggcggcggggctGGCGGCGTGTgcggagaagcagcgggcgccGCGGGTGTACGGCGCGCCGCTGGTGCCGTGGCTGCCGGCCATGTCCATCGCCACCAACCTCTTCCTGATGGGGTCGCTGGGCACCGCGGCGTACGCCCGCTTCGGCATCTGCACGGCCGCCATGCTCGTCTACTACGTGCTCTTCGGCGTGCACGCCACCTACGACGTCGCGCACGCGGACGACGCGGCCGCCGACAACCTCGAGCACGGCAAGatcgcggcggcgcccgcgcccacgACGCCGGCGTGA